One part of the Haliaeetus albicilla chromosome 9, bHalAlb1.1, whole genome shotgun sequence genome encodes these proteins:
- the CRK gene encoding adapter molecule crk isoform X2 — translation MAGQFDSEDRASWYWGRLSRAEAVSLLQGQRHGTFLVRDSGTIPGDFVLSVSESSRVSHYIVNSLGPAGGRRAGGEGPGAPGLNPTRFRIGDQEFESLPSLLEFYKIHYLDTTTLIEPVSRSRQNSGVILRQEEAEYVRALFDFNGNDEEDLPFKKGDILRIRDKPEEQWWNAEDSEGKRGMIPVPYVEKYRPSSASVSTLIGGR, via the exons ATGGCCGGGCAGTTCGACTCCGAGGACCGGGCGAGCTGGTACTGGGGGCGGCTGAGCCGGGCCGAGGCGGTGTcgctgctgcaggggcagcGCCACGGGACCTTCCTGGTGCGCGACTCGGGCACCATCCCCGGCGACTTCGTGCTCTCGGTGTCCGAGAGCTCCCGCGTCTCGCACTACATCGTCAACAGCCTGGGGCCGGCGGGAGGCCGGCGGGCCGGCGGCGAGGGCCCTGGGGCCCCGG GGTTGAATCCCACCAGATTTCGAATAGGTGACCAAGAGTTTGAATCTTTGCCATCTTTACTGGAATTCTACAAAATACACTATTTGGACACTACAACCTTGATAGAACCAGTTTCCCGATCCAGGCAGAATAGTGGTGTTATCCTCAGGCAGGAGGAAGCTGAGTATGTGCGAGCTCTCTTTGACTTTAATGGAAATGATGAAGAAGATCTTCCATTTAAGAAAGGAGACATACTGAGAATCCGGGATAAACCTGAAGAGCAATGGTGGAATGCAGAAGACAGCGAAGGAAAGAGGGGAATGATACCTGTTCCTTACGTCGAGAAGTATAGACCTTCCTCTGCTTCAGTATCTACTCTGATTGGAG